CTTCACCTTCACCTTCGCCTTCGCCTTCGCCTTCGCCTTCGCCTTCGCCTTCACCTTCGCCTTCCCCTTCGCCACCATCAGCGATGACCGTCACAACTCGTGTGAGTTCAGTTGCTGCGTTACCCGCATCGTCCACCGCGTTGTAGGTAAGCGTGTAGACCCCAGGCAACGACGCATTCACGACATCGCCACCGAGGTCCACCGTCACAAACTCGTCCAAATTATCCAGCACCGAAGCACCCTGCTCCGTGTACGAGTCAACGCCTGCGATCAGCGTGAGCTCCGCCGCGCCGTTCAGCGTAAGCTGAGGCGCGGTAACGTCCACGGTGAGGGCGTCCGTCACTGTGGTTTCGCTGATGTTCCCAGCGAGATCTTCGGCCACCACCACTATATCGTACACCCCCTCCACCAACGCAGTGAGGAGATTGTCCGCGAGTGTCCAGGTGCCGTCGCCATTGTTTGTCGCCGACAATTCTTGTCCGCCAACGCGAATTGTTATCATCG
The genomic region above belongs to Candidatus Hydrogenedentota bacterium and contains:
- a CDS encoding DUF5011 domain-containing protein, translated to MSATNNGDGTWTLADNLLTALVEGVYDIVVVAEDLAGNISETTVTDALTVDVTAPQLTLNGAAELTLIAGVDSYTEQGASVLDNLDEFVTVDLGGDVVNASLPGVYTLTYNAVDDAGNAATELTRVVTVIADGGEGEGEGEGEGEGEGEGEGEGEGE